TCCGTTGAGAAGCTtggaatttgtttttaatagATAGAtctattttgattatgttttgcAATACTTGTCGGCTGTATCGAATTTTGGCACTTTAATTTGAGGTATGGATTTCATTCACTTGTTATTAATTTTCTGTGTATTGTAATTTCTAAAGAAAAGGTCTATACTTTTTAATTATCTGTGAATACAATTTTTAGTACTCCCAGGATGTTGATGATTGATTCTATGTGAAGTTGTTTCTCAAAATGTTTTCGATGCTGTTGAAATATGATCATGTATTTGATCATTCAGTGATGGTTCAATACCTTTTATTGTGTTTCTAGTTTGAAGATTTCTCTGTATTTATCTGCCTTGTTTTAGATATTGAATTGTTTGGTGATGAACATAAATTCTCTAAATCCTGGGAGCTTATATTAAAAGAGCTATAACTAAAAGTCCACACTGTAACTGTAAATTGTTCACTGcgtttcatttatttttatgatctGATACTGCCATATCAGAAAGCTTACATTGTCTTTTAGTAAGGTAAGACAATTTTATCAGCGAGGTTCAATGATGTTCTGTCTCTCTTTGCATGTGTATGCGTGTTAGACAGAGGGGGTATGGAGAGGACCAACATTATCTGATGACTATATCATTAGATGTGTAATGCAATGTCTTATTATACTGCTTTCTTTCATCTTTTAGAGTTGTTTGCAGTCCCATGTGAACTCATTTAGTTCTTCTTTacttaatatatctttatcattGATGAGGCAGCATCCATTTTTGACCTTCAATTTTGTGTTGCGATTTTTATAGAAGCAGCATTTCTATGTGGCATCATTTAATTGTTCTTTCTTTGTCTAGGAAAATATTTGGAGGAAGAAAGCATAATTACTTCAAAGAATCTTCCCAGTGACTATGGCAAAAAGATCGCAGAAACACCCTGTGCAATATGAAGAAGGAGATCACTTGGGCTGTATGTGGggtttgataaatatatttgactTCCGCCATGGTCGTTCCACTCAGAGGTTGCTTTCAGATAGGAGGCGTTCTGGCAGATTTGCTGTAGGTAAGATCTCTGTTTAAGATCTGCACAGACTTATTTAAAACTGACTGTCCTATTGAAGAAAGTGCAAACTTAGTCTCTAAGAGTGGAGAGATGGTGTTCATATAATCTGCAGGTTTTTTATACTATTTGTTGGTGATTAGTTTATTTGggaatgaaataaattttggaaGATATCATGTTAATATGCTTGGATGGTTATTTTTTCGTGCTGATGATAGTCATGGGTTCCAGTTAGACTTGTTAGTATAAAATGTGTTCAACTTCCTGTTATTGGTTGGTTTAtattttttgtccttttcaGGTGCAGGATCCCCTATTAATAAGCTTCATATGTTGACCTGGAATGATAATCGTGAAGAAACCTTTGTAAGTATCAGTTTACTCAAATCcttacctttttatttttcaggtaTTATTACTGAGTAaactatttaaatttgtttcagGATGGTGAAGAGACTATGACCAAGGCAGTTGATGTTGGTAAGCCAAGTGTGAAAAGTCTCATGGAAGAAGAGATGATCAGTGAGCAGGATGCCAAGAAGGATTTGAATAATGCTGAAGTAGaacaaaaaatttcagattCAGAACATGGAATCCacaaaaaggaaataaacaaTGCTGAAGTAGAACAACAAATTTCTGATTCTAAGCAAGGGTACCGCAAAAAGAAGTCTCgcaaaagaatgaaaaaagcACAAAAGAAAAGCTGTGACTACATCCATGACGTGGATGCTTCTAAAAGTGTAAAATCTGAAGACTCTTTCCATCACATTTCAGAGCATCAATTGACAAGTAGCCTTGATATAGACAATGTAATGGAAGAGTTCTGCCGTCAGATCTATCAGAAAAGTGTAACTTGTGTGAACCATGACCAGCCTGATGAACTTCATGTGCAATCAAACCAAAAGAATCCTGATTTTGAAGAGAAATTGAGTGAAGCAATCAAGTTATTAATCGGTCAGAAGCTCATTAAAGGGAAACATCTCTCAGAAGATGAGGGAGTCTACCCCTCCAATGAACTTCAGGATGCACTTCGGGTTTTAGGTTTGGATGGGGAATTATTTCTGAAACATCTGAAAGATCCAGATTCAGTGCTGGCGAAATGCATTCAAAACTTTCTGGATGCACGGTTGGAGAAAGATGAAGACACCAAGTCAGTTGCAGGATCCAATATGTCAGAGCAGGAAGTCAGTAATCTTGGGCAATCTGATGAACTTGTCAACCATAAGCAGCGAAGATTTTTCAGGAAGAAGGTCAAATCTCAGGAAATAAGTCCATTGAATGGAAATAAGGCTTCACAATCGTCAAATAGAATTGTTATTTTGAAGCCTGGCCCAACAAATTTGCAAAGTCTTGAAACTGAAAGAAGCATTGGCTCATCACCAGAACCTGATTACGGTGTCAGAAACAAGGGACTAAATGAGAAGATTAGTTCCCACTTTTTTCTCtctgaaataaaaagaaagttgaAAAATGCTATGGGCAAGGAGCACCAGAGAATCCGCAGTGATGGTATTCCAAAAGGGTTGGCATATGAGTGTAAAAATTCAGGGGATAGAGACAGAGATATCAAGGAGAATGGAGGAATCAACTCTCCATCAAAAGACCATTTCTTCATTGAAAAAATTGCTAGACCTGTGGCTGTCAAGAAAGGAGACAAAAATGGCAAGCTGAAAGCCTGTGACCTAGATACAAAAGAGAAAAGTGCTAATTTGCCTAAGGAACGGGTATCTAACATTTATATTGAGGCCAAGAAGCATCTCTATGAGATGCTGAATAATGGGGATGAAAATATTGATTCTTCAAGTAGACGTGCTCCAAGAACTCTAGGAAGGATTCTCTCTCTTCCTGAGTATAGCTTCTCTCCTGTTGGTAGCCCCAGAAAAAACTGGGAGCCGAGCTTTGTATCTGCACAGATTAGATCTATTGACTCTGACACTTTGCAGGAAATGAATGAGTGCACTTCATCTGTCAAACAGGAAAGCCATGATAACCATCTGAGCGAAACAACAAAATGTTTAGAGACTCTGTCATGCATCTCTGGTGAAATAACTGATGATAAAGTAGAAGCTGCTAACTTAGAATCAAATTGCTTGGTCAAGCAATTTGTTGAAAATGAAGCTGTTAAAGCATCTTTATCTATCGAAGATGAGGTTGTCGCTAAAGGTATTGATTTCTCAACTATCAAATATATGGTAATTATGCCCTTGTCcccatttgcttttctttttttttaatttacctgTTGTAAACTTTTCTTCAGATGATTtagaaattgtaaaatcaaatGGTGCTGTAGTCCAGGAAGGGAGCAATGTCTTGGATGCTCCATGTGAACCAAGTAGCTTGTCCAGTATTACATTAGATAACCAGAATGTTGATGAGTCAGGAATTGATGATGCACAAAGTTATTGCACCGACATCATACAGGTAACATCACAAAAGGGTATTCCTTTGGTACATAAGATCAATACTTTCTAGTGATTTGTtgatataacaatatttatcaatttgagattcaaatgaatcaaacatATTTGGTATGTCTAGAACTTGAATAGACCTTCATAACAAAACCATGATAGAACGACACATGCTGATGATTTActtctcttcaatttttttcttccacCAAGGAGCATTGAGTAACAAAATAGCTCATTTAATAAGAACATCAAATTTTGGGCTAATCTATTAAACCAGCACTGAAAAACCGCAGAGGATATAAATGAGCTTTATGTGTCTCAACTTTATAGTAGCTAGTCTTGCTCCATTTATCCTCTCATTTCatcctattttctttttgttctatCTTCCAGGAACTATCTGTGGAGGACCAACTGCCATCATCTCCACTAGCATCTCCATCAAAGTCTTCAACTACCAAGACGGTTGAAGATCAAGGGAGTGCTATTGATTTATTGGAGCATCCAAGTCCTGTGTCTGTTCTTGAGCCCCCATTTGCGGAGGATGACATCAGCCCTGGAAGCACAAGATCCCATTTTggtatgttttatatttaaagtttaatgtaTCTTATTAGATGCAATTCATGCTCTCTTTGTTACTGACTTTGTTATTGGCCTAATATCTTTCCTTCACAAAATCTTTAGCTAAAGTACTGGTACAACCACttcgaattcaatttgaagaatgcGGCTCTGCAACTGAGGATCCGTGTATACAAATGAAAAGTTCGATGGAAGACAATAAATCAATATGTGAGTATGTAAAAACAGTACTACAAACCTCTGGCTTAAACTGGGATGAACTGTTTATGAAGTCCATTACTTCAGACAAGCTTCTTGACCCGTCATTATGCGAGGAGATAGAGTTCTTACCCAGTCAGCTCTGTTATGAAGAGAAACTCCTCTTTGATTGTATTAATGAAGTTCTCATGGAAGCTTGTGGGCACTACTTTGGTTGTACACCTTCTGTATCATTTGCTAAACCTTACATCCGGCCAGTCCCAAACATGCAAAATTCTCTTCGTGAGATTTGGGAAGGAATTTTATGGCATCTCATCCCACTGCCACTCCCTCATTCATTAGACCAGACTGTCAGAAAAGACTTGGCTAAATCTGGATCATGGATGGACCTTCGTTTTGATACTGATGGAATTGGTGTTGAATTGGGTGAAGTCATTCTTGAAGAATTGATGGAAGATACCATATTGAGGTTAGTAAATGACAGTCCTGAAAGTGGGTAGCGATTCTGGCTGTGAGTTAAGGGGTAGGATTTACATGTAATTTAGAATACACTTCTTTGTTCTTATCAATAATAGTATCTCACCTTGTGTCAGGGTGGGAGGGAAAGTAGGTCGCTCCTCTATTATTCATCAAGTAGAGGAGTAGTGACATCTCATCATTGAAAGGGAGAATTTGACAGCCTCTTTCTAACTTTGCCACTGAATCTGTGTAGATATACACAATCTTTTGTACCATTTAACCATACTTGGGAGCCTTCTTAAGCAGAAAATCATCAGATGAAGGACCCTAATTGagcaaagataaaataactcaATTTCAAGTGCTCATTTTACAAAGAAAGTGTGACTTCCGTCGCAACATTTTCAGTGATGAAACATACTCTGTTAGTTATGGATTAGGGCATTTCACCCAGTGACTATTGTAGTGTTCTCATTCATATCTTGTAGAGTTTGGTGtgttctttattttgtttgaattcattcattcttcttttcttcgtttttcttctttttttccacTGTTTTGCTTTTATATTTACAAAGTTGTGAGTGTTGCTAGTTGTGATTACTTTGTTATATTATAAGAGCCGATAGTAAATGAGATTTCATACAAGTGTGTTACTTTGTTATACAAAGAGAATTGTTGGGACAGAAAGAAACTAGGGAGCTCGTGATTAGATTTATACAGAAGCTCGacttataatattatctttcatTTCAGTATTCAACTTCTGATCTTTGAAGTATCTTGCTGGGCTATCAGCATGGTGTCTATTTCTATGTTAATCATCATAACTGAGTTATGAGCTAAAGAACCTGTCAGTGTCGTATTTCAACATAGAAATTCTAGTGTTTTACCCAGAATCAGAACAAGAGGACAAAGAGAAAACAGACATCCCACTTAGGTCTTTCCGGTATGTCATATAGCTTCTGGTTTTATGTTTAAATAAGTTTTGTAATTAGACTGTCAGATCGCAGACAAATGCCTACACTCTATCTTCAAGAGAAGATTATGCCCGGTTTTGAATAAAGAATTGCAACTGCAGCACCAAACATTCATAGATGAGTACCTAGGACTCACCATAATTTTTAAGACCATTAGTTGGCTGTCTTTATGCCAATAGAGGTGCATGTTAGCATCCATGAATACCTATTTACCGTAACCCTGCATCATCCGAGTTTCATCCACCAAGTTCATTAGCATTAGTTAATAAGCCCAAATAACATGCCTCGATTGCTTGAAGCAAAAGCTTAAGTTTTCCATACACTGGGTCTCAGGTTACACAGTTCACAAAATggtaatatacaataaaatgagCACAGTTCCAAACACTCATCTTCAGAGGTGCAAGTTATTTCTGCTTCTTCATTGATGCAACTGCTCTCTTCTTTTCAAAGGCACTAGTTCTACTTTCtaaatcatcttcatcatcatcagcaTGTCCATCTTTAGCAGACAGCATAGACTCCTCAGCATTTTTCGCTGCTTTTCTTTTGTGAGCATCCAGCCTGGCATGCAACTTTCTTTCAACAGGATCATTTGAAGGTTGAAATTTGGATTGGCGTGAAACTTTTGCACCTAGTCCAAGCCTACAAAAAAAGCATAATTGTTCTAAGAAAGAGCTTATGATGATACAAAGAAAAGGTAATAGAGACTGTTATGTGACCTAGAAGGGCGGCCCTCTGATTCTACTCCAGTTGGTTTATCCTCTTCAACTCGTCATATTATTAACCCATTGCTCAGCCTGTACATCAACAATGTCAagcacaaagaaagaaaaggtaaaagttTCAGCATAGGAAAATGTATAAAGTAAATACCAATGAAATCATGTACTCTCCATGGAATTCACCATAACCCACTTCCAGGCAAGCTTTATACTTCTCTTCTTCAGATAACATTGTAGTTTATAATGCTATTCTAGAAGGAAAGGTAGACATCTTCTGAATGTCCAAAAGAAATCTACGCACAATTTCTAAGAACCTAAAGGAGCATCCAGTACTATCAACCTAAATTAACACGTGCGCCGTCGTATCATTCATCATTCAAGTCCTCATAAAAAAACAAGTAAGACttacaaaaacaatataaaaatcaacgtggaaataaatacataaaatgcCATCACCACTCacataaaataccaaaaatcattgtttaaaacaaaatgaagcaaaaaatTACCAATTTCAACGCTTTATCTGATTTAAAAATTTGGGGAGGCCCAGTGTTTACTTGTGTCTCTGAGCTCATTGTCCTACCTTTGCAACTTCCGCACTTTATGGCTTCAAAACCGATCCTCCAAAGTTAAATGTAGACAATTTTTCAAACACTTTCCCTGCAACCCAAAAAATCAACACAAAGTCTCGTAACGCTTCGATACTGTTTAATTCAActaacaacaaagaaaaaaaattcaattccaGATATTTATGGACTCCCCATGTAGGATTTCATTACCACAACACATAAATACGCTCAAGATatgattatacataaaattcTCAACCATAGAAAAGCCTTTCCaataaaaatctgaaaatgatCCCAGGGTAGTCACCAGCGCAACATcacaaacatataaaacaaGCTGTCCACAAAATCATAGTACTCAGATAAAActcataaacaaattatttaacttcTAACGACACACTGATAGTTTCTTTTCAAGATACATTTACGTttgaataggaaaaaaaaaataaaacaccaGAAAAGTGCTAACATGGCTTTAACGTCGCCGCCGCTTCATCGCAAACCCACCACACACCACAACCGCATTCGCCACCATATGCCATCAACGTGATGGCTCTGTTGTGACGCTGCCTCATCGGTGTTGAGTGAAGAGGGTTGGCGGCTGCGGCGGTGTTGTAGAAAATTTGATGTAATCAGAGTGAAAGGGGGATTGATAATTTACAACGCATAAGGGCGTTTATGATTGCTAGTCGATAGAAGTCTATACGAAAATGGAAtgagataataaataataaaggaaaGGCTAAATACCCTCCCCACctgaactttgatgaaatgactatttcttatcttttaaatttgaaagctTATTTAAACCCCCATCATCGATTTCCGTTAGTAAAAGCCATTCGATTTTACTATGAAATACTAGTTTATTGATtgtgttaaattaaaattttattttaacatttaatataaatattaattataaatatacccTAATTTTTATTGAAGTGATAAAAACACTTATGATCTCTGAGAGAGAGTGTTAGTGTCTGTTGAGacaaaaacaatcaaataaatggacataataaaaattatctttgggccaaatgactattttccacccaaggtttgatgttttttcaagtttttaccatttaattatggaaacactaaacacccacctatgatcggttaaatttaacaaaactctaacggtggtaaaggtaaaatcgtcattttctttataatattaaaagtaaactaaaatagaatctaattttgcccccataaactttaaaaactaaaattttcccttagcctaagttttaaaaaatcttagtttcactctagggtttcgttttgaaatctttggtgacatctccggctccattgccgacgacctctccctcccgaagcatcctctccttccgacgatctttttcctcccatttgaacTCTCAATCGGAGTCAGAGaagtcgtggaagacgaagaacttcgtcggggaagtcttcgtcttcccagtcgtcgttgtctgggaagacgaagacgaaacGACTCgtttctgggaagacgatcgtcttcccagacgacgaagacaagattgatcgatctcgtcttcgtcatctgggaagacgatttctcttcctagacgacttctctctgcgtcggatggattggggtggagttgagggagGTCgttggtggaagagaaaccgtcgggaggggaagacgacCGACGATGGTgtcagagaaagtgaaagggtttggaaataaaccctacgGGGGGAAatacgatcttttcaaacttagtttagggaaaaaatgttagtttttaaacttttaggggggaaaatgagattaaatttttaggggttaatgtttcgttaaatttaaccggtcataggtaggtgtttagtgtttctatagttaaaaggtggaaacttgagaaaatatcaaaccttgggtgggcaatagtcatttggccttatcgTTGTTAAAGATGAAAGAGTTGTATAGGAGTAGGGGAGCATGAAAAataagcaaaaaagaaaaatgagacaAAATTACAATGAGAAGGGGGATATTAATAATGACAAGAGAGATTGATACGATAGTTattgacaaaaatgaaaaatttaaccTCAAACTGGTATAAAAACTAGATTTAGTCTCTTGATGCGTACACAAACTATATCGACATGGTTAAAAACCAAATATGACCTCTAAGAAATCAATTGAGACCCAATTAggttaaatatgataaattgatTAACTTTGTTACTAGTGACAAGAACGAAAAAAGAatggtaaaacaaaaattaaaaagaaaaaggaaaaaaaaagaaaaaataaatcactaaaaaagaaaataaaatactaatataaaataacaattttatctttttatgttacggtttcataataaaaataaggccaaaaaattattttttacctaaGTTTCAGCTCAATCTTAAAAGCATATCtacaataaatgaaaaatctatATACTTACTCATCCATAAACTTTCgttaaatataaatgtaaaacagttatataacaataatattaaaaaatatattattttattttattttcctttcaaaatttaaaaatcaacatTCCCATCTTTAGGATTTTTTTCACACCTTTGACCACTGATGATGTCGATTGCTAAAGGCTCTAAACTTTGTTAGATGACCCTCGTCATCCTTCACTAGATGACCGAGTGTGATCCATTATGAAAGACGTTTGTCATACAAGTCAGGCGACGAAGTGTCATCCAAAGGTTGTTCTCTAAAAGATGACGTCTTTGTTCAATGAAGGAAGTGATtaaatttcaagtttaatattttaagaagaaaagtaaatttttcaaaacttaatattgaaaaaaaatattaattttttaaacaaaacagggaaataaaatataaatttaattattttaatattattaataaaataacgattttattctttaatCCTATCAGAAAATTCGTAAATATgtcataataaactaaaacttgaataggtatttaaatttttttatttattatatatttatatttgttatttcattaaaatttggatgagaaatagtccatccacctaaaaataaataataagtgaAGAAATAAACTTTTCACACATAAACGATGAAAataagtttcatcaaaattaggATGGATCCGAACTACAGAAACTAAATACGGCAATACATGCCTtaccaaacaaacaaacaaaccaaCCCAAATTAGGAGGGCTGGAGC
This sequence is a window from Mangifera indica cultivar Alphonso chromosome 5, CATAS_Mindica_2.1, whole genome shotgun sequence. Protein-coding genes within it:
- the LOC123216777 gene encoding uncharacterized protein LOC123216777: MAKRSQKHPVQYEEGDHLGCMWGLINIFDFRHGRSTQRLLSDRRRSGRFAVGAGSPINKLHMLTWNDNREETFDGEETMTKAVDVGKPSVKSLMEEEMISEQDAKKDLNNAEVEQKISDSEHGIHKKEINNAEVEQQISDSKQGYRKKKSRKRMKKAQKKSCDYIHDVDASKSVKSEDSFHHISEHQLTSSLDIDNVMEEFCRQIYQKSVTCVNHDQPDELHVQSNQKNPDFEEKLSEAIKLLIGQKLIKGKHLSEDEGVYPSNELQDALRVLGLDGELFLKHLKDPDSVLAKCIQNFLDARLEKDEDTKSVAGSNMSEQEVSNLGQSDELVNHKQRRFFRKKVKSQEISPLNGNKASQSSNRIVILKPGPTNLQSLETERSIGSSPEPDYGVRNKGLNEKISSHFFLSEIKRKLKNAMGKEHQRIRSDGIPKGLAYECKNSGDRDRDIKENGGINSPSKDHFFIEKIARPVAVKKGDKNGKLKACDLDTKEKSANLPKERVSNIYIEAKKHLYEMLNNGDENIDSSSRRAPRTLGRILSLPEYSFSPVGSPRKNWEPSFVSAQIRSIDSDTLQEMNECTSSVKQESHDNHLSETTKCLETLSCISGEITDDKVEAANLESNCLVKQFVENEAVKASLSIEDEVVAKDDLEIVKSNGAVVQEGSNVLDAPCEPSSLSSITLDNQNVDESGIDDAQSYCTDIIQELSVEDQLPSSPLASPSKSSTTKTVEDQGSAIDLLEHPSPVSVLEPPFAEDDISPGSTRSHFAKVLVQPLRIQFEECGSATEDPCIQMKSSMEDNKSICEYVKTVLQTSGLNWDELFMKSITSDKLLDPSLCEEIEFLPSQLCYEEKLLFDCINEVLMEACGHYFGCTPSVSFAKPYIRPVPNMQNSLREIWEGILWHLIPLPLPHSLDQTVRKDLAKSGSWMDLRFDTDGIGVELGEVILEELMEDTILRLVNDSPESG